The Ignicoccus hospitalis KIN4/I genome includes the window GAAGATGTTCGAAGAAGCGATGAACCCGAAACACGTAGCCATAAGCTTATCTGGAGAACCTACGCTATACCCGAGGCTCTCAGAACTCATCGAAGAGTATTACAAGAGGGGCATGACCACGTTCTTAGTAACCCACGGCGTGAGGCCCGACGCCTTGGCTGAGCTGGACCCGGAGCCCACGCAGCTATACCTAAGCTTGGAAGCTTGGGACGAGAAGAGCTTCAAGGAGTTCAACCGTCCGGTACTGCCGGGTCTGTGGAGCGCGGTGCTTCAGAGCTTAGACATCTTGCCGAGCTTCTCCTCCCCAACAGTAATTAGAATAACCTTGGTAAAGGGCTTTAATGACCACGAGAGGGCGTTAGAGGGCTTGGCCAAGCTGGTGGAGAGGGGCTACCCGACGTACGTGGAAGTTAAGGCCTACATGAACGTGGGCTACTCTAGGTACAGGCTCACGAAGGAGAACATGCCCACCCACGCGGAGGTTAGGAGCTTCGCGGAGAGGTTGGCAGAGAAAATAGGATACGACGTCGTCGACGAACAGAGGTCCAGCAGGGTTGTCCTCTTGTCTAGAATCGGGAAGCCGATAAGGGTCGGCGAGGGCTGTCCCGGCGGGAAAGCCGGGGAGCTGCCGGAGGGTACAGAGTACGAGCTCAGCGAGCGCGTGAAATGATTTATTAGCTTCATAGAGTGCTCACCGAGGGCCCCGTGGCCTAGCCTGGACTAGGGCGCCGGCCTGCGGAGCCGGAGGTCCCGGGTTCAAATCCCGGCGGGGCCGCCACGACCAGACAATTACGAGTTGTCCGCCACACGAGGGCCCCACACACCCGCCCGCGAAGCGTGTACCGTGTTTCACATGATACATTTAAGTTGGTTGTTAGAAAGGGGTATCAAAGCCTTCTTGTAAACGAAACTTTTGTGTGCGGTAACATTATCTTTAAGGCTTTACTCGAGGAGCACAACCGTTTACAAGTCTCGAATCTGCGCTATAACCGACAGCAACGAGTTTACAAAGGGGGACTTAGAAATACAAAAATATTGATAGAGAGGTAGATGATTGAGACGTAACTCATCCTAATGAGGGAAGAGTCTCGTTGCCTACTCCCCCTTCCTTAACGTTCCGTTTTTCGTGTACAGGTTCATGCGCGGGAGCGCCGGGGCTCGAAGCTAAGGTGTAGAACTCCACTTTCCCCTTTTCTGCTATTGCTATCACTCCCCTAGACCAAGAGAGCGCCGTCGGCTTCCCTTTGAGGTCCTTCTGGACCAACGCCTCGCCGTTGAGGTCATATACCGTTAACTCGCCCTCTTGCGCAACTGCCACCTTAGAGCAGAAATCGTCGAAGGCGACGAAGGTCGGCCCGCGGGTCTCCTTTTCTATTATTTTTCCCCGTTCTATCGAGCCCACGACGAAGCCTCCTTCCTTAGAGATCGCTAGGAGCTTTCCACATGTATCAATCGACAGGACGACCTCGCCGTAGTCCCCGCTGTCCACGACGTCCCCTTTAAGCGTCAGAGAGTACAACTTGCCTTTCATGTCCCCAAAGATCACTTCGGCTCGTTCTTGGAGGGGGCTGAAAACGATTTTCAGCGCCAACGGCATCACTCCGTTCAGTCCTTTGTAACCCCAAATCAGTTCGGCTTTTTCGTTTACAATGTCTAAATGAAACATTCCTATGTTAAAGTCTGCAAGCGCTGCGAAAGGCCCAATCACGTCTATTGCACCTGTAAAGTCCTCGTCCACTTGCACAGAAGCCAGAGGCCGTAAGTTCATAGAAAGAGCGTGCACGAAGCCCTTAGTTGTAACGTAGATTATGGAACCGCTTACGTCCATTCCGTATATTTCCTCTCCTAAATCGTACTCGCCCAAGAGGGCGCCTCTTAGGTCGCTAGTGTATACCTTCCCTTGGTAAGTTGCTATGACAGAGTAACCCTTGCCTATGAATACTTTTATCGGGGTACCGTCCACCTCAACCGTCCCGAGTGAGGTCAGGTTGAGCGAGAAGGTCAACAGGCTCAAAGTCAGTAAAACCAGTAAGTGTTTCACTACTTGTGGCCTCCGTCAGTTCAAGCTACGAACTTAGTCCTAAAAAGGGCAAGCCTAACCGGTTAGTTTCCTAACTGCTATAGAAGGGCCTTTGGTGCGGCGGCCGGGATTTGAACCCGGGATCACCGGCTTGGAAGGCCGGCATCCTAGTCCAGGCTAGACGACCGCCGCCCGGGGGGCGCTTAACGGAACCTCTTATAAACTTATGGCACCAAGCGCTTCATATCCCTCGGGAAGGTGCTGGCGAGCCTCACGTTGGGTATCCCAGCTACCGGGACCATTAGCCTTTGGAGTCCCATTCCCCAACCGGCGTGCGGGGGCATCCCGTAGTCGTACCACTTTAAGTACCATTCGAAGTTAGCCGGGTTCAAGCCTCTCTTCTTTAACTCCTCCTCTAGCTCGTTCCTTCTGTGAATTCTCGTACTCCCGCTGGAGATCTCTAGGTGACGCCAGTTCAAGTCGAAGCTCTCGCTCAAGTCTACCTCCTTCCCGCCTATGACCTCCTTGCCTCCCCTCTTTGTGTAGAAAGGCCTCACGTCGGCGGGCCAGTCGGTTATGAAATAGAAGCCCCCAGAGGTCTTGCCCTCCCTTTCCAACGCCTCGCTCAACTTCCTCAGCTCGGGCGTGCCGAAGTCCTCTCCCGGCTCCACTTCCACGCCCTCAGCCTTCAATATTTCCCAAGCCTCCTTGTAGGTTATTCGAGGTATTGGGAGGTTCACCTCAGGGGGCTCGTGGCCCAATACCTCCAACCACTTCCTACCCTCATTCTTAACGCTGTCAATTACCCTCTTCACGACGTTTTCTAAGACTTTCATCACGTCGTTGTAGTCCGCGAACGCCATTTCTACGTCAACAGAAATGAACTCCGCTAGGTGGTAGGGGGTGTCGCTCTCCTCGTGACGCCACGCGGGAGCTATTTCGAAAACGTACTCCAGCGAGGAGGTCAGCAGCTCTTTGTAGAGCTGGGGGCTTTGGGCTAAGTAAGCCGTCTTGCCAAAGTAGAAGACCGGGACCAGTTGGGCCCCGCCTTCGGTTCCGGAGGCTATTATCTTAGGGGTGAACACCTCGACGAAGTTTAAACTGTACAAGTATTCTCTTATAGCCTTGGCGCTCAGTGAGACCAGCCTCAACACCGCTTGGCTCTCGGGCCTCCTGAGGTCGATCGGCCTGTTGGCCAGCCTGGTGTCGATGTGTGCGTCGACCTTGCCCGATACGTCTAAGGGCAAGGGACTCTTGGCTTCGTTTAGAACTTCTATTTCCTCCCCGCTGAGTTCCACGCCTCTTGGGGCCCTGGGGTCCCTCCTAACTACGCCGACCACCATAACTACGCTCTCCGGCGGGATCTTGCTCACTTTTTTGATTAGTTCCTTATACCTCTTCTTCTCCTCCTCGCTGACGTCCTTCGGGACCCTGAAAGTAACTTGTATCGTGCCGCTGAAGTCTCGCAGAATTAGGAAAGCTAGCTTGCCGATGCTTCTGACCGCGTGAACCCAGCCGGCCACCCTTACGCGCCGGCCTTCCATCTCAGGGGTTATCTCGGCCACGAGCAAGTCCCTGTACTTCATCTGAGCACCGCGAGGAGTGCGCCTAGCTTTTTATAAAGCGGTAACGAGCTGCTTCCCCATCACTTCAGTTAAAGCCCTCACTTTCTTCATAAGTTCCTTGAACTGCTCAAAGGTTAACTGCTGGGCTGCGTCGCTCTTCGCCTTGTCAGGCTCGGGGTGGACCTCGACTATCAGACCGTCGGCGCCGGCCGCGACTATTGCAAGCGCCAACGGCTCTACCAAGTCCCTCTTGCCGGCAGGGTGGGAGGGGTCCCCTATCACCGGCAAGTGGACCTTCTTCTTGCCTACCGGTATGGCAGCCACGTCCAAGGTGAACCTGGTGGCAGTCTCGAAGGTCCTTATGCCCCTCTCACACAGTATCACGTCGCCGTTCCCCTCCAACAAGACGTACTCGGCCGCTTGGAACCACTCCTCCACCGTGTTGCCCAGTCCCCTCTTTAAGACGACCGGCTTCTTTGCCTTGCCGACCTCTCTGAGCAGCGGGAAGTTCTGCATGTTCCGGGCCCCTATCTGGAAGGCGTCTGCCACTTCCGCCACCTTAGGGACGTCCCTAGTGTCCATGACCTCAGTGACTATGGGGAGACCCGTAACCTCTTTGGCCTTCTTTAAAAGCTTCAAGCCCTCCTCTCCGAGGCCTTGGAAGGAGTAGGGGTTAGTCCTAGGCTTGTAGGCGCCGCCCCTCAGAGCGGCTGCGCCCTCCTTCTTCACGAACTCTGCCGTAGAGAGTATTTGTTCTTCGCTCTCTACGGAGCACGGGCCGGCTATTACGGAGAAGTACTCGCCCCCGAACTTAGCGTTTCCGATGCTCACGATCGTGTCCTCTTGTTTGAACTCCCTGCTCGCCAGCGGGTACTTCGCCTTCACGTTTAGCACCAATTCAACTCCGGGCAACTTCTCCAAGCCCTCGACGAAGGTCCCGGGAGGGGTCACTATCAGAGGACGGCCGTATAAGGTGACTTCCCAGAACTTCAAGCCCTTCTCTTGTAAGACGTTCTTGACTTCCGATCCGCCCTCGCCTTGTTTAAGCACTATTATCATGCTTCCGTTCCCCCTCCCCTCCCACACCCATCCCTTTTCTTCTGATCGTCTTCCACTTCTTCCTGACTATTGGGGGAAGGGGTCGCGTGACGCTAAGCCACCTAAGCGTCTTGGGGTCGGAAGGGTAGCCGGAACCGAAGTCCCCGTAACGGGCTCTAAGCTGGCTGACGTGCCTCTCCCTCGCTTCCTTCGCCACTATCGACGCCGCTGCCGCTGCCGGACACGAGGCGTCTCCCTTCTTCATTACGATAACGTCCGGGAACACCTCGCCGAGCGCCCGCCTCTGCTTGGCGCCGTTTCCAACGATATCGACGCAGACTACGTCTATCTTTACCTTGTTTAGAGCGGTCTCCAACAGTTCTTTCATAACTTCTATAGTAAGCTCGCTCAAGTTCCTCTTGTCTATTTCTTCAGCTTTCACTTCCTTTATCAATACAAGCTTTGCAGTCTTCATTATCAAGTTGTAAAAGTACCTCCTTTTGTTAGGAGTCAACATTTTGCTTTCTTTCAAGCCCAAGCTCACCAATTTCTCTAATTGATCTTGTTCGATGGCAACCAATGCGACGAACATGCTCCCTATGACCGGTCCGCGCCCGGCCTCGTCTATCCCGGCCACTATCATCGTTCTCAAGAAAGTTAGGCAAAGAGCGTCTAACTACGTTACCCGTCGTTAAAGAAGCAACGTCAACAAACGGGTTGGGAGACCTTTTGTTTTCGCCCCTCGCGCAGAGTAGCCGGCGCCGGGCTTGCCGTGTCCGTGGCTCAAGGGTTCAACTTGTACCAGCCCGAAGCTGCCGAAGCCCTCTCCCGACGTAGTCGGTCCGCACTGTAGGAGCGAGTTCGAGTACCGCTCGTGCAACTTCTTCGTAGAGCCCCAAGACGAAAAGAAGGAGGGCCTCTTGGCCTTTCAAACCTCCACTTCAAAGGAGCAGACGTTCGAAAGCAAGTACAAGCCTTACAAGCCCATACACGCCCTTCCGGAGGAACCGGCGAGCAAGTGCCCTTACTTTAAGACTTACAGGGGCTCCGACGGCCGTTGGTATGCGGTCTGTAGGGTATTAGACCGCTTGTTAACGGTGGCCGAGGTGAGGCTTTGCAACGCCCACTGGAAGACTTGTCCCCTCTACAAGAACGGCGCGAAGCTGGTGAGCGGAGACTAGTGGTCCAGATAGTGGGGCCGCGCAAGAGCGGGAAGACAACGCTGCTTCAAGAACTAATAAAAGAGTTGAATAAATTGGGAGTAAAGCCTAAGGTAGTGAAGCAGACGAAGCATGCCCTCGAGGAGACGGACGCCGGCGACACCAAGCGCGCCTTAGAGGCCGGAGCGGAGGAGGTCTACTTAGTGTGCAGAAACGGCTTCCGCGTCCAGAAGAAGGGCAAAGTAGGCTTAGAAGAGCTCGTGTCTAGCCTCAGCGGGCTGATCATAGTTGAGGGGGGCAAGGGGGTGAAGAGGAGGGACTGGCTCTCCGTAGTAACTTGGAGGAACGAGGCCGAGAGGAAGGCCTACTGGAAGCCCTTGACCGTTTCTGAGATGGGCCCGCAAGACGATGCAAAGCTCGTCGCGTGGAAGGTAGCTCGCTTGATATTATCTAACTGGAGGGCTCGGCTGTCCTAGCCTCTTTCACCGCTCAACACTCGGCAAACTCCTCACTGCCCCGCGGCCGCTTTATAGAGCGAGTAGATTAGCAGAAGTGCGCCGAGGGCCGCAACCGCCGCGTTAGCAAGCCTCCAGTCGCTCCTAAAGGCCCTGATTCCCAAAGGACGGTCGTAGAGAGGCCAGAGGGCCCAAACGCCCCTCACCGTGAACGAGTCCAAGAATATGTGCGACGCGT containing:
- the twy1 gene encoding 4-demethylwyosine synthase TYW1 — its product is MLRADVVSTILERLRKAGYHIVGSHSAVKKCHWTHVALTERRFCYKCKFYGIASHRCLQMTPAVIWCWLRCLHCWRAEPGDLGLQWDDTKLPTVDDPAFIAEKSIEEQRKIISGYKGHPKVDPKMFEEAMNPKHVAISLSGEPTLYPRLSELIEEYYKRGMTTFLVTHGVRPDALAELDPEPTQLYLSLEAWDEKSFKEFNRPVLPGLWSAVLQSLDILPSFSSPTVIRITLVKGFNDHERALEGLAKLVERGYPTYVEVKAYMNVGYSRYRLTKENMPTHAEVRSFAERLAEKIGYDVVDEQRSSRVVLLSRIGKPIRVGEGCPGGKAGELPEGTEYELSERVK
- the aspS gene encoding aspartate--tRNA(Asn) ligase, with product MKYRDLLVAEITPEMEGRRVRVAGWVHAVRSIGKLAFLILRDFSGTIQVTFRVPKDVSEEEKKRYKELIKKVSKIPPESVVMVVGVVRRDPRAPRGVELSGEEIEVLNEAKSPLPLDVSGKVDAHIDTRLANRPIDLRRPESQAVLRLVSLSAKAIREYLYSLNFVEVFTPKIIASGTEGGAQLVPVFYFGKTAYLAQSPQLYKELLTSSLEYVFEIAPAWRHEESDTPYHLAEFISVDVEMAFADYNDVMKVLENVVKRVIDSVKNEGRKWLEVLGHEPPEVNLPIPRITYKEAWEILKAEGVEVEPGEDFGTPELRKLSEALEREGKTSGGFYFITDWPADVRPFYTKRGGKEVIGGKEVDLSESFDLNWRHLEISSGSTRIHRRNELEEELKKRGLNPANFEWYLKWYDYGMPPHAGWGMGLQRLMVPVAGIPNVRLASTFPRDMKRLVP
- the aroF gene encoding 3-deoxy-7-phosphoheptulonate synthase; amino-acid sequence: MIIVLKQGEGGSEVKNVLQEKGLKFWEVTLYGRPLIVTPPGTFVEGLEKLPGVELVLNVKAKYPLASREFKQEDTIVSIGNAKFGGEYFSVIAGPCSVESEEQILSTAEFVKKEGAAALRGGAYKPRTNPYSFQGLGEEGLKLLKKAKEVTGLPIVTEVMDTRDVPKVAEVADAFQIGARNMQNFPLLREVGKAKKPVVLKRGLGNTVEEWFQAAEYVLLEGNGDVILCERGIRTFETATRFTLDVAAIPVGKKKVHLPVIGDPSHPAGKRDLVEPLALAIVAAGADGLIVEVHPEPDKAKSDAAQQLTFEQFKELMKKVRALTEVMGKQLVTAL
- the rnhB gene encoding ribonuclease HII; its protein translation is MIVAGIDEAGRGPVIGSMFVALVAIEQDQLEKLVSLGLKESKMLTPNKRRYFYNLIMKTAKLVLIKEVKAEEIDKRNLSELTIEVMKELLETALNKVKIDVVCVDIVGNGAKQRRALGEVFPDVIVMKKGDASCPAAAAASIVAKEARERHVSQLRARYGDFGSGYPSDPKTLRWLSVTRPLPPIVRKKWKTIRRKGMGVGGEGERKHDNSA
- a CDS encoding molybdopterin-guanine dinucleotide biosynthesis protein B, with translation MVQIVGPRKSGKTTLLQELIKELNKLGVKPKVVKQTKHALEETDAGDTKRALEAGAEEVYLVCRNGFRVQKKGKVGLEELVSSLSGLIIVEGGKGVKRRDWLSVVTWRNEAERKAYWKPLTVSEMGPQDDAKLVAWKVARLILSNWRARLS